DNA sequence from the Candidatus Gracilibacteria bacterium genome:
CAGACAAAATAGAACGATCCCACGGTTGGATTTGAATGGTTTTCGCATCCGGCACACTGATGCTCGCCACATTTTTAAGCGGTTGCACACTGCCATACGCCTCCACCATCACATGCTCCACCAACGCGGCGTTCGCACGCCCGACTTGCAATCGTGAAAACTCCTCTTTGAGATGATTTAAAACTTTTTCAAATTCCGCAACTGCAATCGCAATAACAGGATCTGTAAGCATAAAAGAAAATTAAATATTAAACATGAACCAAAGTTCCGACTTTTTTGCCTTGAACCGCAGCCCATAAATTACCTTTTTTATTCCAATCAAAAACCACGACCGGCAACTTGCCTTCGCGACACAACGCCGTGGATGTGGCATCCATAACCCCTAAATTGCGCTCCAACACTTCATCAAATGAAATGGTCTGAAATTTTTTCGCTTTCTTGTTTTTCATCGGATCCGAATCGTACACACCGTCCACTTTAGTGGCCTTCAACAACACATCACACTGCAATTCCAACGCCCGAATCGCGGCCGCCGTATCCGTGGTAAAAAACGGACGTCCGGTGCCTCCGGGACATAAAAGCACATGCCCTTCGCCCAAATGCTTCAATCCTTTTCGACGAACATAAGGTTCCGCCACCTCAGCCACCGGCAACGCAGACAGCACGCGCGCCTCCACTCCCAATCGTTCGAGTGCGGATTGCAACACCACGCTGTTCATGACCGTAGAAATCATTCCCAAAAAATCCGATTCCACACGAGGAATCCCTTTTCCCGTATTGTCTCGATAGCGCCAAATGTTGCCGCCTCCGGTCACAATCACGACCTGAATGCCTTTTTTATGAAGCATCACCACTTCTTTGGCCACACGCTCCACCACATCAAAATCAAAAAAATCGCCTCGTTTGCCGGCCAAAACCTCGCCCGAAAACTTTAATAAAACGCGTTTATACATAAAATTATTTTAAAATAATATACGTGAGCACAATTCCAATCAAAAGCCCTGCCATAAAAATCAACGGCAATCGTTTCTCTTTACTTCGATCTTCTGCATTCGCTAAATCCGTGAGCAAATCTCCGCTCAAAATCACTTTTTCATCCGCATTTTTCTCCACCACATCCCAGTACCCGTGATTAGCCACGAGTTGCACAAATTTTGAAAATTGAATGCTGACATGATTGCCCGCCTCAGTTGCCGAAACCGCAGGAGCGGAAATCACACCGTTCGCAGGACTCGAAGAACCCGGCGTTGAAGTCGAATCGTCGTCATCGGTCTTAATGGGCCGAATCAAAAACGGATCATCATCGTCGGACATAGTCTCGTGGGGAAGGGTAATGTCATCCATAAGAAAATCATACCAAAGAAGAAATCGGTTTCAAAGAGAATTGCGAAAAATCAAACACTCGGAGTCTCGGCCCCAGCCACAGCTCCTTTTCTCCAAATCTTATGAAAAATAGCCCCTCTTATTGCTTCATACTCCTCTGGCTTGGTCAATGTCTCCATTGTACGTTGACTAAATTGATAAGTGGGCTTTTTCCCTCCATCTTTCACCCCGGCTTCAAACACCAAACAATTATCTTGAGCCGCAAGAGAATAAATAATTTGCGCATTATGCGTAACCAATAAAACCCTGGCTCCTTTTTCAACAAAATCATGAAGAATTTCTTGAACATACGACTCCAGCCCGCTCTGGTCTGTAGCCAACACCATCTCATCAATCACTACCAATGTCCCGGGCTTAGCTTGATCACACAGCCCCCTTAAGTCAGTCAAATCTTCACCCCATTTCCCAATATCATCCCCTCCTTCCAACTCTTTTTTCTTTTGAACTCCCGTATCTCGAGGCTGGTGCGTTAAAATACCGGAAACCATCGGCACCTCAGTCCCTTCTTTCCCGAAAACAGGCGCACCCACTTGATTCATAATATGAGCCCAAGTGATCGCCTGAACAACATGCGTTTTCCCCCCACCATTCACCCCGGCAAAAACAATAATTTTATACTGAGGATCAAAAACCAATCGCTCCTGCGGAACAGAAACCACACCCTCCCGCGTTTTAGCCTCATAAGCTCTTCTAGGATGATGCAACCCCTCCACCGCAAATCGCCCTACCCCATTTGACTCACCTTCATCCTTTTTCCCCTCTTCTTGAAGCCCAGTTTCACTCAACCAATCCTTACATTTTTCTTGAAATTTCGCCATGGCACAAAAAACCCGTAACCAATAAGAAAATTCTTGTTGCTTAATATCCAAAGAACGAAGATCCTCACTCAACGTACAAAGATCGGACACCGGACCTAAAGTCCCGTGTTTTTCATCCGATTTTTGATATTCAAAAGTCAAAGGAGACAATGTAATCCCTAAAAACCTCTTCGCAGGATAAAAATGAATTCGATCTGCGATTTGTTTTACTTGCTTCAAAAAAATATCCAAATTTGAAAGCAATGCTTGAAGCATTGAAGGAGAACCAGCTTCTT
Encoded proteins:
- the pyrH gene encoding UMP kinase, with the protein product MYKRVLLKFSGEVLAGKRGDFFDFDVVERVAKEVVMLHKKGIQVVIVTGGGNIWRYRDNTGKGIPRVESDFLGMISTVMNSVVLQSALERLGVEARVLSALPVAEVAEPYVRRKGLKHLGEGHVLLCPGGTGRPFFTTDTAAAIRALELQCDVLLKATKVDGVYDSDPMKNKKAKKFQTISFDEVLERNLGVMDATSTALCREGKLPVVVFDWNKKGNLWAAVQGKKVGTLVHV